caccAGTTCGGAGTCCAGCTAAAGAACTTCTACCACCCATAGCAGCATTATTATTATCCTTCGGATAGGCCAAGTCACGCTATGTTTTCACATTTTAATTGTAAtatctcttccccctctcttctctccattgATGTCTGAAAGTAGTTTGGGCTCCATTCCTCACCCCTAGATCTGCATCGGAATGCAGAAAAgatcttttaaaaagttttgaattCCTCAATGATTTTTCTTCTAGAAAGGCGGCTTAGGATAATTATTTCAGCTTTATTGAGGGCAGATTAGTTGAAGTCTGGATGCTGCGTTTCAATACTCGTTGTACATGCCTTTACAATGTCCGTATTGTTTGCTACTGTGTGTGAACCTATTCAAAATATACACTTTTTAACACCAAGCAAAGTCCTGTCTAAATATACACAGTAAGTCTGGAAAGACGTCCATGACCCGTACAAATCTCTGTAAATCACACTTCCATAGCTACAGAAACTAAACAAAAGAGTTACCAGCTCAAGATGCTGATTAAATCTTCTTAAAAGCAACATACCTAATAATAAATATAGTTGCATGGGAGCAAGATCCAGGAGCCTAGCTAGCAGTTGGAATAATATGGAGTTAAAACTGCAAGAAGACTTTCTTtgcccacactttaaaaaaaaccaacacatttAATTTAATCGTCAAAtgtgtttctttcttttccccaaagtttggggCAGAAATTGTATGTAAAGGAGGAAATATATGTTAAAACGGTGGCTGGCACGTACGCGAGTGGCTAgctgagaagaaagaaaaatgagaggATAAAGAAGAGGGATGTGCGAAAAGAAGGAATGaaagaaaaaacagagagaaaagaaaaaggggaaagggagaaaaaagcagaggaagagaaggaactAAGGAAAAGAGAGGTATTTGGCTGAAAAAGAAAGGCAGAAGAGGGTTTAACATGCCAGTTATTCGGAGTGCTTTTCTCTAACTTAAAACCCGCAGACAGGGCCAGTTCAGAGCACTGATGCTTCTGACAGCGCTGCATCCCTGCAGGGGACTCTGCAGGTCCCGTTAAACTTGGATTTTAGCAGGTACCCTGTTAAGAGAAGGGCGGGGGAGAAATTCTTGAGGGAACCAGAGCTAAACCCAGAACGTACTGTGTGTGCTGCTTCTGGGAGAGTCACCGGCATGAGGATGGGTCTAATGATCtcatctttcttttcttcctcggCACTATTAGTGTTCAGATAGGCAGAATGAAGTGAAACTACGTGCAAATCATGTGTAAATTGTCTCAGTTAGGAGCCCTTTATCCGAACGTGTATCCCAGCCTGGCCCATTTACTTTCCCCCCATATCTCCTTTAGCTTTAACGAGGCTCGTTAAGATCACAATAATATTCCACCCTCTAATTGCTCATCCCATTCAACAAATATGTGCACACTGCTTTTCGCATTATTTGATCCCTTATTTaggaggggtgtggagggggagagacGGAGAGAAGGGGAAGTGCTGAGATTAAGAGTTGaaaagatacaaaaaaaaaaaaatccttttccaCTAACCaccctgcttcccttccccccgtGCATTTGCGCGAAGTGGTAAAAACCTTTCTTACGTACTCACTAATGATTGGCAGGGCTGACAGTGATTGGCAGGGGGTGCCATGGCAACGCCACAACGACACTCAGAAGACCAATAGAAAagcgaaacaaaatgtttcaatgctgCACTCACTGTGGATTTAGGGGAGATATTATGAGGCTGTTGTCATTAGGGCGATTGCTGTTGAATCATTGAATCTTGACTCGGTGGCGGTGctgggttggtgtgtgtgtgtgtgtgcgtgcgtgcgtgcgtgtgtgtgtgtggctgtgtgtctctatgtggctgtgtgtgtgtgtgcgtgtgtggatgcgtgcggggtgtgtgtgtcctttTCTCCCTTCTGCctgcctttctttcttttctccttgaTTTATTTCCCCCTCTCTCAGGTCATCCCATGGTTTTCAGGTCCCCTTTAGAGCTTTATCCCACCCATTTCTTCTTGCCAAACTTCACCACCGACCTGCATCACCGCTCCTTACTTCTcgccagtagcagcagcagcagcagcagcagcagcacgggCTGCAGCCCCGGTGCTGGCGGCGGTGGAGGAGGCAGCTCCAGGGGACCGCAAGAAGAGTTGTCAATGTTTCAGCTGCCCACACTCAACTTCTCCCCGGAACAAGTGGCCAGTGTCTGCGAGACGCTGGAGGAGACTGGAGACATCGAGCGGCTGGGGAGGTTCCTCTGGTCGCTGCCCGTGGCGCCAGGGGCATGCGAGGCCATCAACAAGCACGAGTCAATCCTCAGAGCCCGGGCGGTGGTGGCCTTCCACACCGGCAACTTCcgagacctctatcacatcctgGAGAACCACAAATTCACCAAGGAGTCCCATGGCAAGTTGCAGGCCATGTGGCTCGAAGCGCATTACCAGGAGGCCGAGAAGCTGAGGGGTCGCCCGCTAGGGCCGGTTGATAAATACAGGGTGAGAAAGAAGTTCCCGCTGCCCAGGACCATCTGGGATGGAGAGCAGAAGACGCACTGCTTCAAGGAGAGGACTCGCAGCCTCCTCAGGGAGTGGTACCTGCAagacccctaccccaaccccagcAAGAAAAGGGAACTGGCGCAGGCCACCGGCCTCACCCCCACGCAAGTAGGCAACTGGTTCAAAAACCGAAGGCAAAGAGACAGAGCAGCCGCTGCTAAAAACAGGTCAGTGCACACGGCACCTCCACCCTGGGAGGAGAgcgagaggcagggctgggctgattTCTAGGACTGTTAGTGCTCTCGGAGTTCTTTATTTGGGCCCCAGCGGTGGgggagtttgtttgtttatatttaataataattaataaagaatcaaGCCGAGTCCTGCATACCAATCTGTTTGCTCCAGCTGCAAAGATGCAGCCGGCAAAGGAGTTGTTGTGAAGCACAGCACCAGGAAGCCTTCGCTGCTTGCCAGAACAAAGTTTAttcgcacacacacacgcataccgGGGGTGTCCAAGAgtctattcttttaaaaaaagactttccTTCTTTCTAAACCTGTGTGTGCGTTAGTCGGTTTACACACGGCCTGCCCAAAGTGCAGTGAATGTTCTCTCCTTTCCTTGTGGATTGGTAAAAGTGAAGGAAAGCTACACAATACTATGCttgatgtattatttttaaatgtcactcGTGTTGGCACATTTTAGTggaatctgcccctccccccacacacactaaacAGTTTAAACAAACATCATAATTCAAAGTGTGCTTCTGCAAAGAAAACAGCTGTTCTCCTATTGTTCTTATtaattataaaaaacaaacaaactaatttGCCTCAGAAGGAAAAATAGGGGAAAGCGCTGAGGCACTGAACTGCATTTTCTTTCGCATTTATATTTATAGATGTACACAGAACGATTAGCTATTTGTGTGCCTataatatagtgtgtgtgtgttgtgtatgtgtttgtgtttaaAGTGTTCACTGAAAGCAAACCTTAAAAATTCAACTATTTCCTGTTTGGTCTCAACGTAGTttttatacattattttaaaatttaaaatagacCTTTCAACAAGCGTTAcagactgatttttaaaaaaatacatttcattaTCGCTGGAAGTGTGTAAATAGAACTTACTGTTCTTTTTTATATTGTCTCCCCCAAATTACTTTTAATTGTACTGTTGGTACTGGTGATTCGGAgtccagaaaaaaatataaactgCAACCGCTTCACTATTTGATTTCCATCAAATGGAAGGCAGAGCAGCTTAGTACAGTAAATAAACAGAAGTTGCATACGGATGCTTTTGTTGACTGAACGCTGTTGACAGCGGAAAGAATACACCAGGAATTGTAATGGGAGAAAATAACCAAACACGCcaaaattaaacaattttaaaatgactggAAATTTTAAACCGATATAAATTTCTCTGCTATTTGCAGACATTGAAATGAAAAAATACTCTGGTGGGAATCAGTTGACTGAGGAGTGCGTTTTGATAAACACTGGGAGTGTTTGTTATGCGTTGTGAATGGCTGGTCAGTTCAGGACTTTTAGCTTCTTTCCCTTATACTTGAATTAAATTTTCTCTATATTTAGAAACGAATAACTAAGCGCAGGAGAATGTTCAGAATACGATAATGCAATtgaagatttttattttgttttatttattttgtctatttaaaatcaaatgtCTTCCCGTGTGTTGACATTGCGAGGGACAGCAGTTTGGAgtcttttgtttagtttttgtttttcaaaacggAATCAGACTTTAAATTAAAACGTTCTCCCTTTTAGAGGGATAGAAAAAATGCATTATAGATGTTTCGCTAAATACTTGGGAGatgtttcccccaccccttctccagaGCACCAGTGTATttctttacacattttaaaaaatgttatatataaatatatatattatcagACAAGATAAGTCAGTTTCAGCTGATATTCTTCTCTACTACAGAACACTCTTTGTAGCTTTCCATATTCACTGTGCGTTTGATAAACGCACACATATTGTCTTAGTTTAGATTAGGCCCACAATACCCTGGTGTCTATGGTGGAAAAATGGActagtgggggcgggggggagacgacaaagagagagattttaaacaaaatctcaGGCGCAATAAATGAGTTCCCCCCATCATGCTTTTTAAAAGTTGTGATCTGTCTATTTATATCTGAGCTTCACCCGATCATATCTGAAGTGGGCTTTCTCCGATCTGTTTTGAAACACTTGCGAGAGGCTGTCTGCAGCTGCGGTGACAGGAAGCCGAGGCAATGCAGTTCACGGCCGACAGCTTTACCAAAACAagacggagagagagagagagagagagagagagagagagagagagagagagagaggatcacTCATTGAACCTTGATGGCCTGTATACACACGCATGCATATGGATGTGTGTACACGGTGCACGGGCAGATAGCGCTCTATAGATTGCAGGTCGCTATTAAAAAGCCAGGCAGGCTGAGCTGAGAAGGTGATCGCGCGTGGGGCTCTGAGCCCTAGAGGGAAGCTGGGGGATGTGGCTGGAGCCAGTTGCAGAGGGAGGCTGTttgtgtggtgtgtgtttgtttgtggagGTGTGTTTGcaagggctggggaaagaggggagctgggagctgctgcctgaGGCTCGCTCTTCCTCTCTCAGAAGGACTGTGTCGTTGTTTTGTCTCCCCATGCGATGCAGGCTCCAGCACCAGGCGATA
This genomic window from Emys orbicularis isolate rEmyOrb1 chromosome 3, rEmyOrb1.hap1, whole genome shotgun sequence contains:
- the SIX3 gene encoding homeobox protein SIX3 isoform X2 → MVFRSPLELYPTHFFLPNFTTDLHHRSLLLASSSRGPQEELSMFQLPTLNFSPEQVASVCETLEETGDIERLGRFLWSLPVAPGACEAINKHESILRARAVVAFHTGNFRDLYHILENHKFTKESHGKLQAMWLEAHYQEAEKLRGRPLGPVDKYRVRKKFPLPRTIWDGEQKTHCFKERTRSLLREWYLQDPYPNPSKKRELAQATGLTPTQVGNWFKNRRQRDRAAAAKNRLQHQAIGQSGMRSLAEPGCPTHNSAESPSTAASPTTSVSSLTERAETGTSILSVTSSDSECDV
- the SIX3 gene encoding homeobox protein SIX3 isoform X1; amino-acid sequence: MVFRSPLELYPTHFFLPNFTTDLHHRSLLLASSSSSSSSSSTGCSPGAGGGGGGSSRGPQEELSMFQLPTLNFSPEQVASVCETLEETGDIERLGRFLWSLPVAPGACEAINKHESILRARAVVAFHTGNFRDLYHILENHKFTKESHGKLQAMWLEAHYQEAEKLRGRPLGPVDKYRVRKKFPLPRTIWDGEQKTHCFKERTRSLLREWYLQDPYPNPSKKRELAQATGLTPTQVGNWFKNRRQRDRAAAAKNRLQHQAIGQSGMRSLAEPGCPTHNSAESPSTAASPTTSVSSLTERAETGTSILSVTSSDSECDV